In Chryseobacterium oranimense, a single window of DNA contains:
- a CDS encoding glycoside hydrolase family 10 protein: MKIINIKIMCLLGAVVSLSNSCSVQNNTIKTTPAKPTSNTTKPKDPVTTVKPVTAVPPADENFRTVLPEVKREFRGAWIASVANINWPSRNNLTVDQQKAEAISMLDMLKDNNFNAAIFQIRPSADALYTSNIEPWSYFLTGQTGTAPYPNYDPLQFWIEEAHKRGLELHVWLNPYRAHHTNGGAVNSLSMVNKLSDIVVRLKNGMYWFDPANPKTQGHVSNVVKDIVKRYDIDAIHFDDYFYPYATYNRGADFPDNATWNEYLRNGGTLSRADWRRDNVNKFVERIYKEIHAEKDYVKFGISPFGIWKPGYPAGIVGSSQYDELYADAKLWLNKGWVDYFSPQLYWPIDAQGQGFEALLNWWKSENTMNRHLWPGLNTVEIKVSDRPTEIKNQIQISRQVLKNDAGEIHWSIAGLTRNANMLPTLKNGPYSEKALVPKTPWIKAVPLQTPTLFTADNGSFIQASWSTKNIGNVFQWILFTQYNGVWETEILTLDNLSKDIPKSKSGRKLNAVAIKAVDRLGNESDYTARKIK; this comes from the coding sequence ATGAAAATAATCAATATAAAAATAATGTGTCTTTTAGGAGCTGTCGTATCGTTAAGTAATTCATGCTCCGTACAGAACAATACCATAAAAACAACACCAGCCAAACCTACCAGTAATACCACAAAACCAAAAGATCCGGTTACCACAGTAAAACCTGTAACGGCAGTACCGCCGGCAGATGAAAACTTCAGGACAGTTCTTCCGGAAGTTAAAAGAGAATTTCGTGGAGCCTGGATCGCAAGTGTAGCCAATATCAACTGGCCTTCAAGAAATAATTTAACGGTTGATCAGCAGAAAGCAGAAGCCATCAGCATGCTCGATATGCTGAAAGATAACAATTTCAATGCGGCAATCTTCCAGATCAGACCTTCTGCAGATGCCCTTTATACAAGTAATATAGAGCCGTGGTCATATTTCCTGACCGGGCAAACAGGGACCGCCCCTTACCCGAACTATGACCCTCTTCAGTTCTGGATCGAGGAAGCTCATAAAAGAGGTCTGGAGCTGCATGTATGGCTAAACCCTTACCGCGCCCATCATACCAATGGGGGAGCGGTAAACAGCCTGTCTATGGTTAATAAACTTTCTGATATTGTTGTCAGGTTAAAGAACGGCATGTATTGGTTTGATCCTGCTAACCCTAAAACACAGGGCCATGTATCCAATGTTGTAAAAGATATTGTGAAAAGATATGATATTGATGCCATTCATTTTGATGATTATTTTTACCCTTATGCCACTTACAACAGGGGAGCAGATTTTCCCGATAATGCAACCTGGAATGAATACCTGAGAAACGGCGGAACATTATCCAGGGCAGACTGGAGAAGGGATAACGTTAATAAATTTGTAGAAAGAATTTACAAAGAAATTCATGCTGAGAAAGATTATGTAAAATTTGGGATCAGCCCGTTCGGAATCTGGAAACCCGGATACCCTGCAGGAATTGTGGGATCTTCTCAATACGACGAATTATATGCAGATGCAAAATTATGGTTGAATAAGGGCTGGGTCGATTATTTCTCTCCACAGCTTTACTGGCCTATTGATGCTCAAGGTCAGGGCTTTGAAGCATTGCTGAACTGGTGGAAATCTGAAAATACAATGAACCGCCACCTCTGGCCGGGACTTAATACCGTTGAGATTAAAGTATCGGACCGACCAACAGAAATTAAAAACCAGATTCAAATTTCCAGACAGGTTTTAAAGAATGATGCCGGAGAAATTCACTGGAGCATTGCAGGATTAACGAGAAATGCAAACATGCTTCCTACTCTGAAAAATGGACCTTACAGCGAAAAAGCATTGGTTCCGAAAACACCCTGGATAAAAGCAGTTCCATTACAGACCCCAACTTTATTTACAGCGGATAACGGAAGTTTTATTCAGGCCAGCTGGAGCACAAAAAACATCGGAAATGTTTTCCAATGGATTCTTTTCACCCAATATAATGGAGTCTGGGAAACAGAAATCCTTACATTGGATAATCTTTCAAAAGATATTCCTAAATCTAAAAGCGGCAGAAAGCTGAATGCAGTTGCCATAAAAGCAGTTGACAGACTTGGAAATGAAAGTGATTATACGGCGAGGAAAATAAAGTAA